A genomic region of Aureimonas populi contains the following coding sequences:
- a CDS encoding ABC transporter permease encodes MILWIVLRKLGIAAIQLFVIATFVFSIMYVMPGDPVILLLGAESNPTPEAVAAMRARLGLDQPVLTQYASWLGGVLQGDFGRSVRDGYPVIDTIRANLPRTLELAVAAVIVATLIGVPLGIAAALNRGKRLDVVLTSVSTVGISVPVYILGAMLILLFALQLDWLPSSGYMRIDRNPAEHFRRLILPALTLGFGLSASITRMTRSSVLDILDRDFVRTLRAKGTPERRIIWRHVLRNAAIPIVTIIGLQLGNLMGGTVLVEAMFNWPGLSTVLVEAVQSRNYPLVQGAILTIAGVYILINLAVELIYTLLDPRVRRRR; translated from the coding sequence ATGATCCTGTGGATCGTCCTGCGCAAACTGGGCATCGCCGCGATCCAGCTCTTCGTGATCGCGACCTTCGTCTTCTCCATCATGTATGTCATGCCCGGCGATCCGGTGATCCTGCTGCTCGGTGCCGAGAGCAACCCGACGCCCGAGGCGGTGGCCGCCATGCGGGCGAGGCTGGGGCTCGATCAGCCGGTTCTGACGCAATATGCAAGCTGGCTGGGCGGCGTGCTGCAGGGCGATTTCGGCCGCTCGGTGCGCGACGGATACCCGGTGATCGACACGATCCGCGCCAACCTGCCCCGGACGCTGGAGCTGGCCGTGGCCGCCGTGATCGTCGCCACGCTGATCGGCGTGCCGCTGGGCATCGCCGCGGCGCTGAACCGCGGCAAGCGGCTGGATGTCGTGCTGACCTCCGTCTCGACGGTGGGGATCTCGGTCCCGGTCTACATCCTCGGCGCGATGCTGATCCTGCTCTTCGCGCTCCAGCTCGACTGGCTGCCCTCCTCGGGCTACATGCGGATCGACCGCAACCCGGCCGAGCATTTCCGCCGGCTGATCCTGCCCGCGCTGACGCTGGGCTTCGGCCTTTCGGCCTCGATCACGCGGATGACGCGCTCCTCCGTCCTCGACATCCTCGACCGCGACTTCGTGCGCACGCTGCGCGCCAAGGGCACGCCAGAGCGGCGGATCATCTGGCGCCATGTGCTGCGCAACGCGGCGATCCCCATCGTCACCATCATCGGCCTGCAACTGGGCAACTTGATGGGCGGGACCGTGCTGGTGGAGGCGATGTTCAACTGGCCGGGCCTTTCCACCGTGCTGGTCGAGGCGGTGCAGAGCCGCAACTACCCGCTGGTGCAGGGCGCGATCCTGACCATCGCGGGCGTCTATATCCTGATCAACCTGGCCGTCGAGCTGATCTATACGCTGCTCGACCCGCGCGTGCGGCGGAGGCGCTGA
- a CDS encoding ABC transporter permease, whose protein sequence is MIRHFRSRPAVIASLAILACILLAAAFGPMIAPHDPLLINAQAINQGSSAAYLLGTDEFGRDILSRLLYGIRPTIVVATGATVLAAILGTALGIIGGYSTGWLGTLVMRGVDILLCFPPILFALLAVGFWQSGILSLTVVIGVVYAPQFARIAQSVTLQVARQDYIQAEQLMGARVPRIVFTGILPNILSVLMVQATLTMAEAILLESGLSFLGLGIVPPTPSWGQMIGTAQSYLSQNPMYLVWPAIFLAITVLAINIIGDSLRDHFDPRLRRD, encoded by the coding sequence ATGATCCGACATTTCCGCTCACGTCCCGCGGTGATCGCGAGCCTTGCGATCCTCGCCTGTATTCTCCTCGCCGCCGCCTTCGGGCCGATGATCGCGCCGCACGACCCGCTGCTGATCAACGCGCAGGCGATCAACCAGGGCTCGTCGGCCGCCTATCTTCTGGGCACCGACGAATTCGGCCGGGACATCCTGTCGCGGCTGCTCTACGGAATCCGGCCGACCATCGTGGTGGCAACCGGCGCCACCGTGCTGGCCGCCATCCTCGGCACGGCGCTGGGGATCATCGGCGGCTACTCCACCGGATGGCTCGGCACGCTGGTAATGCGCGGCGTGGACATTCTTCTGTGCTTCCCGCCGATCCTCTTCGCGCTCTTGGCCGTCGGTTTCTGGCAGAGCGGCATCCTCAGCCTGACGGTGGTGATCGGCGTGGTCTACGCGCCGCAATTCGCCCGGATCGCGCAGTCGGTGACGCTGCAGGTCGCGCGGCAGGACTATATCCAGGCCGAGCAACTGATGGGCGCCCGCGTCCCGCGCATCGTCTTCACCGGCATTCTGCCGAACATCCTGTCCGTGCTGATGGTGCAGGCGACACTGACCATGGCCGAGGCGATCCTGCTGGAATCGGGGCTCTCCTTCCTCGGGCTCGGGATCGTGCCGCCGACGCCCTCCTGGGGGCAGATGATCGGCACCGCGCAATCCTATCTCTCGCAGAACCCGATGTATCTGGTCTGGCCCGCGATCTTCCTCGCCATCACCGTGCTCGCGATCAACATCATCGGCGACAGCCTGCGCGACCATTTCGACCCGCGCCTGCGGCGTGACTGA
- a CDS encoding ABC transporter substrate-binding protein, which yields MRQIILAATTVLMGMAGPALADGGTLYFGLSAEPPTMDAHIQAGTAFRTVKLAIHRGLLNYGTDGELSQELAESYEVAPDAQTLTFHLREAFFHDGSPVTSADVKATFDRIMAPGSAASLRSQFEIVDSIETPDDRTVVITLNRPSVSFLHYLALPEAVILPAAWLEENLDNIASAAPVGAGPFRFVEWARGEELVIERFDDYYKEGKPYLDEVVYQFYTDENTRMNAIRTGDVDIVEYVPARDMASVEASSDMRLESTYGPFMGLQFNTSFEPFSHPEVRRAVAHAVDRSVIVATAFDGLGAPNYGLAIPEGYPGYDPEKADFYTLDYDLARELLAEAGYPDGFTARLVSTSQYSFHQNTAIAVQSELAKIGITVTLDMPDWTNRMAKVTTADYDFAIMGTVGEITDPDWLSQFYYGGENLVRTTNAPYFSDPEIDALLDEGRATVDADERAEIYSRFVDRALELAPIIFLNWRDQSYAVSESVSGFVNMPAFLTFQSGFSLEDTQIE from the coding sequence ATGAGACAGATCATACTCGCCGCAACGACGGTGCTGATGGGCATGGCCGGCCCCGCGCTGGCCGACGGGGGCACGCTCTATTTCGGGCTGTCGGCCGAGCCGCCGACGATGGACGCGCATATCCAGGCCGGCACCGCCTTCCGCACGGTGAAGCTCGCCATCCACCGGGGGCTGTTGAACTACGGCACCGACGGGGAGCTCTCGCAGGAACTGGCCGAAAGCTACGAGGTGGCGCCCGATGCGCAGACCCTGACCTTCCACTTGCGCGAGGCCTTCTTCCACGACGGCAGCCCGGTGACATCGGCCGACGTCAAGGCCACCTTCGACCGGATCATGGCGCCCGGCAGTGCCGCCTCGCTGCGCAGCCAGTTCGAGATCGTCGACAGCATCGAGACGCCGGACGATCGCACCGTGGTGATCACGCTCAACCGGCCCTCGGTCTCCTTCCTCCACTATCTGGCGCTGCCCGAGGCGGTGATCCTGCCCGCTGCCTGGCTGGAGGAGAACCTCGACAACATCGCCAGCGCCGCGCCGGTCGGCGCCGGGCCCTTCCGCTTCGTTGAATGGGCGCGGGGGGAGGAGCTGGTGATCGAGCGGTTCGACGACTACTACAAGGAGGGCAAGCCCTATCTGGACGAAGTCGTCTACCAGTTCTACACCGACGAGAACACGCGGATGAACGCGATCCGCACGGGGGACGTGGACATCGTCGAATATGTCCCCGCGCGCGACATGGCGAGCGTCGAGGCCAGCTCCGACATGCGGCTGGAAAGCACCTACGGCCCCTTCATGGGGCTGCAGTTCAACACCTCCTTCGAGCCGTTCAGCCATCCCGAGGTGCGCCGCGCCGTCGCCCATGCGGTGGATCGCAGCGTGATCGTGGCCACCGCCTTCGACGGCCTCGGCGCGCCGAACTACGGCCTCGCGATCCCCGAGGGCTACCCGGGCTACGATCCGGAAAAGGCCGATTTCTATACCCTCGACTACGATCTCGCCCGCGAGCTGCTGGCCGAGGCAGGCTATCCGGATGGGTTCACCGCGCGACTGGTCTCGACGTCGCAATACAGCTTCCACCAGAACACCGCGATCGCGGTGCAATCGGAGCTGGCCAAGATCGGCATCACCGTCACCCTCGACATGCCGGACTGGACCAACCGGATGGCCAAGGTCACCACCGCGGACTACGACTTCGCCATCATGGGCACGGTGGGCGAGATCACCGACCCCGACTGGCTGAGCCAGTTCTACTACGGCGGCGAGAACCTGGTGCGCACCACGAACGCGCCCTATTTCTCCGATCCCGAGATCGACGCGCTGCTGGACGAGGGCCGGGCGACGGTGGACGCGGACGAGCGCGCCGAGATCTATTCCCGCTTCGTCGACCGCGCGCTGGAGCTCGCGCCGATCATTTTCCTGAACTGGCGCGACCAGAGCTATGCGGTGAGCGAATCCGTATCGGGCTTCGTCAACATGCCGGCCTTCCTGACATTCCAGTCCGGCTTCTCGCTGGAGGATACGCAGATCGAATGA
- a CDS encoding ASCH domain-containing protein, which yields MKALSIVAPGGSRIASGDKTLEVRRWKPNLHADEDLLIVENRRFLRNDGEEDDAGIAVALVRVANVRPFVPDDMVAACGSSFEEGWLAWELVDVRPLSSTFNVKAARGMYDIDSPSDLPIPL from the coding sequence ATGAAAGCCCTGTCGATCGTAGCGCCCGGTGGCAGTCGCATTGCATCCGGCGACAAGACGCTGGAAGTGCGGCGTTGGAAACCCAACCTGCATGCCGATGAGGACTTGTTGATCGTCGAGAACCGCCGTTTCCTTCGAAACGATGGGGAGGAAGACGATGCGGGCATAGCCGTCGCTCTCGTCCGCGTTGCGAATGTTCGCCCATTCGTGCCGGACGATATGGTCGCAGCTTGCGGCAGCTCTTTCGAAGAGGGCTGGCTGGCATGGGAGCTGGTTGACGTCCGTCCGCTGTCCTCGACATTCAACGTGAAGGCAGCTCGTGGGATGTACGACATCGACTCGCCGTCCGATTTGCCGATACCCCTGTGA
- a CDS encoding tripartite tricarboxylate transporter TctB family protein, which produces MYQRDYRDIIGGGLLLLTGALIAWQASTALDLGTVRRMGPGLFPMAVGVLLAGFGLAIMIPAFFRQGTLDAVEIRPTLAVLASVGAFALTIRPYGLLPAIAALVFVAMLAETRFRPVALVGSIVFLSLLAYLIFRVGLGLPLAMVRWPH; this is translated from the coding sequence ATGTACCAAAGGGACTATCGCGATATCATAGGCGGAGGGCTTCTTCTGCTCACGGGGGCGTTGATCGCCTGGCAGGCCTCAACGGCGCTGGACCTTGGCACCGTGCGCCGCATGGGGCCGGGCCTGTTTCCCATGGCTGTGGGCGTGCTTCTGGCCGGCTTCGGTCTGGCCATCATGATTCCGGCCTTCTTCCGGCAGGGAACGCTCGATGCGGTGGAGATCCGCCCCACCCTCGCGGTGCTGGCGAGCGTGGGCGCCTTCGCGCTGACGATCCGGCCCTACGGCCTCCTACCGGCCATCGCGGCACTGGTCTTCGTGGCAATGCTCGCGGAAACGAGGTTCCGGCCCGTCGCGCTCGTCGGGTCGATCGTCTTCCTGTCCCTGCTCGCCTATCTGATCTTCCGCGTCGGGCTCGGCCTGCCGCTCGCCATGGTCCGGTGGCCGCACTGA